Proteins found in one Helicobacter sp. NHP19-003 genomic segment:
- a CDS encoding DUF2130 domain-containing protein encodes MSEAMPKDLERMGLVEGVWVCSFQEFKGLSVALREMVVRLHGAYKSQENKADKMHCLYDYLTGQEFSQHVQGLVENFMALRKNLAEEKQAMQKLWAKREKQIEQILTHISYTYGSLEGIAGLDMPALPALQLPNG; translated from the coding sequence AGCGCATGGGCTTAGTCGAGGGGGTGTGGGTGTGTAGTTTTCAAGAGTTTAAGGGGCTGAGTGTGGCACTAAGGGAGATGGTGGTGCGCTTGCACGGGGCGTATAAGAGCCAAGAGAACAAGGCGGATAAAATGCACTGCCTTTATGACTATCTCACCGGCCAAGAGTTTAGCCAGCATGTGCAGGGCTTGGTGGAGAATTTTATGGCATTGCGAAAGAATTTGGCAGAAGAAAAGCAAGCTATGCAAAAGCTTTGGGCAAAAAGAGAAAAACAAATCGAACAAATCTTAACGCATATCAGCTACACCTACGGCTCTTTAGAGGGCATTGCTGGGCTGGACATGCCAGCACTGCCTGCGTTGCAACTACCTAATGGGTAG